In the genome of Devosia rhizoryzae, the window CCAGGTGTCGGGATCCTTCTCAAGATTGGAATGCTCGCTCGGTTCGATCTTCTGCGTGGGGGTGGACATGAGAGAACTCCTTGTTGTTCTCTAAATGTTCGCAAGCCCCTTCCGTTCCCGAAGGGGCCGGACTTTCACCCGGCCGTGATGCTATTGGATGGAGACACCGGCTTCCTTGATGACCGGAGCCCAGCGGGCGACTTCGCTTTGAACATGGGCGGCCAAGTCTTCGGCGCTGGAGCCAACGACGACGGCACCGGCTTCGGCGAGCCGCGCCTTGACGGCAGGATCGTTGACGGCAGCGACGGCGGCTTCATTGAGCTTGGCGATCACTTCGGGCGGCGTGCCGGCGGGTGCGAAGAGGGCGTTCCAGGTGTTGGTTTCGTAGCCCGGCACCCCGGCTTCATCCATGGTCGGCAGATCGGGGAAGCTGGCGCTGCGTTCGAGCGTCGTCACAGCCAGGGGCTTGAGCGTTCCGGCCTTCATGTGTTCGCTGGCGGAAGGAAGGTTGTCGAAGATGATCGGCACGGCGCCGGAGAGCGCATCGACCAGAGCCGGGCCTGAGCCCTGATAGGGCACATGGACCATGTCGGTGCCGGTCATCGACTTGAAAAGTTCGCCGGAAAGATGAAGCGGCGTGCCGTTGCCGGACGAGGCATAGGCGTGCTGCTCGGGCTCCGCCTTGAGCTTGGCGATCAGTTCTTCGACTGAATTGGCCGGAAATGCGGGATTGACCAGCAGGACGTTGGGGACAGTCACCAGCAAGGAAATGGGCTCGAAGTCGGCGCTCGGATCAAAGGGCGGCGTGGCGTAAAGGGAGGCGCTGAGGGCATGGGTCGCAATGGTGCCCATGAGGATCGTATAGCCGTCAGGCGCTGCGTCGGACACGGCCGTAGCGCCAACGACGCCGCCGGCACCCGCCTGATTCACCACGAGAACATTCTGGCCCAGCTGCGCGGTCATGGCTTCGGCGACGATGCGGCCGACAAGATCGGTCGAGCCGCCGGCAGCAAAGGGCACAACGAGATTGATCGGCTGGGTGGGGAAATCCGACTGCGCAGCAGCGGGCGCGGCAAGTGACAGCGCTCCCGCGATGAAGGCGGGCACAACAAAAGCGAGCTTCATGACAATGTTCTCCTCCTGTGGCGCATTTTCGCGCCCGGCCGAATTGAGACGGCTCGGGCACGAGGCTATCTGCGCGGGGAGATCAGAACAAGCGGACTACTTGGTGTTGTGCAAGAGGCCCTGGAAGGAGCGATAGCTGGCCTTGGGCGTGCGCTTTTGCGTGGCGTAGTCGACATGGACGAGGCCGAAGCGCTTGTTGTAGCCCTCGGCCCATTCGTAGTTGTCGAGCAGCGACCAGGCGAAATAGCCGCGCACATCCGCGCCTGCCGCGCGCGCCGCGAGAACGGCCTTGAGGTGATCGTCGTAATATTTGACGCGGCGCGGATCGTCATTGCCTTCGGCTTCGGCCATGCCGTTCTCAGTCACATAGACCGGGATCTTGGTGTATTCGTTGGAGACCCGGATCAGCAGGTCCTTCAGACCCTGAGGATAGATTTCCCAGCCGATGTCGGTCTTTTCCAGCGGACCCTTGACCTGGTCAACCGGACGGCCGGGCTCGGTCGAAGCCTTGTAGAGGCCGCGGGTATAGTAGTTGATGCCCAGCCAGTCGAGCGGGCGCGACACTGTCTCCATGTCGGCCTGGTAGTTGGCGGGCAGATAGGGCTCGAGCCATTGGGTGAGCACTTCGGGATATTGTCCCTTGAAGACACCGCCGAGATACCAGCGGTTGAAGAGCGCATCGCCGAAATCGACGGCCTGTCTGTCTTCCTCGCTCTCGGTCGCCGGCTCGGACTTTTCGAGGTTGAGGACGATGCCTAGGTTCTTGGCGCCGCCGGCACGCAGGGCATCGATGGCGGTGCCATGAGCGAAGAGCACATGGTGCATGGCGCGGGCTGCTGCACGGAGGTCGCGATAGCCGGGCGCGTGGATGCCCAGATAATGGCTGAGGAAGGCAACGCACCAGGGTTCGTTGATGGTGGCGGTGGCCTGGAGGCGATCGCCGAACTTGTCGGCGACGAGGCTCGCATAGTCGGCGAACCAGTTGGCAATGTCGCGGTTCATCCAGCCGCCGCGATCCTGGAGGGCTGAGGGGAGATCCCAGTGGTAGAGCGTGGCATAGGGCTTGATGCCGCGCTCGAGCATGCCATCGATCAGGCGATCGTAAAAATCGATACCTTCCTGGTTGGTCGCGCCGGTGCCTTCAGGAATGAGCCGCGGCCAGGCGAAGGAGAAGCGATAGGCATCGAAACCGCCGTCGCGGATGAGATCGAGATCCTGCGGCCAGAGTTCGTAGTGATTGCAGGCGTTGAGGCCGGTATCGCCGTTGTGGACGTTGCCGGGAGTGGCCGAAAAAGTGTCCCAGATCGACTGGCCGCGACCGTGGCTCTGCGTAGCGCCCTCGATCTGGTAGGCGGCCGTGGCGACACCAAAGGTGAATTCAGGACCGAAATCCTTGCGATCGAACGTGAACATATGCCCTCCCAACCGGCGCCTTTGCCGCTTGTCTAAGGCGGATAGCACCGGCAGGATCGCGGTTGCAATCGATTTAAGGGGCTCTATGTCAAGGTTGCGATCAGGCGCTGAGCGATGGCGCGGTAGGCGGCGGCTTCGGGGCCGGTGGGGGCGGCGATGACCGGGGGCGTGCCGGCGTCGGAGTTTTCGCGGATGGACATGACCAGCGGGACCGGGCCGAGGAAGGGGATGGCGAGGTCTGCGGCGGCTTGTTCGGCGCCGCCGGTGCCGAAAATGTCGTAGCGGTTGCCAGTGTCTGGGGCGATGAAATAGCTCATGTTTTCGATGAGGCCGAGCACGGGCACGGACATGCGGCGAAGCATGTCGATGGCTTTCTGCGCGTCGATCAGGGCGAGGTCCTGCGGGGTCGAGACGATGACGACGCCGTCGACCACGGTCTGCTGGAAGAGGGCGATATGGATGTCGCCGGTGCCGGGCGGCAGGTCGATGACGAGGACGTCGAGTTCGCCCCAGGCGGTTTCGCGCAGCAGCTGGCGGAGGCCGGAGGTGGCCATGGGACCGCGCCAGACCACGGCCTGGCCGGGGACCAGCATGGAGCCGATGGAAATGGCTTTGAGACCGAAGGCTGCATGCGGCGTGAAGATGCCGTCGTCGCGAATGGCGGGCTTTCCTTCGAGGCCGAGGAGCTTGGGCAGGGAGGGGCCGTAGAGGTCGGCGTCGAGGAGACCAACTTTGAGGCCTTCGGCGGCGAGCGAGAGCGCGAGATTGACGGCGGTGGTGGACTTGCCGACGCCGCCCTTGCCGGAGCCGACGGCGACGATGCGGCGTACGCCCTTGACCGGGGTTTTGCCGGCAGGGACCGGCGCGCCATGGGAGAATTTTGGAGAATTGCCCTTTTCGGCAGTGATGGAGACCATCACCTTGCGGGCACCTCCGAGCGCTTGCGCGGCTTTTTGCGCTTCGTCCCGGGCGGGGCCGAAGGCGGCTTCCATGCCGGTGGCGACAGCTATGGCAAAGGCGATGGCGCCGGGTGTGACGATGATTTCGGAAAGGCCGGCATAGGTCGCAAGGTCCCCGCCTCCGGGGATTTCAACCCTGGCGAGGGCGGTTCTTATTTGAGCTGCGAGATCAGTGTCGGCCATGGTTGTTGGGCACAAGCGTGCCGCAACTCCGCTGTCATGCCGGCGCAGGCCGGCATCCATCCTGAGGACGATCCCCGCACATGCATCTCAGGATGGACCCCGGCCTGCGCCGGGTGACATCGCGTATGCGGGAATATGTGCGTGCTAGAGAATGCTCTGCCCGGTGCCGGCCCAGTCCTTGACGAAGCCGTCGATGCCCGAATTGGTCAGCGGGTGGTTAACGAGCTTCTTGATTACGTCGGGCGGGATGGTGGCGACGTCGGCGCCGGCGAGGGCGGCTTCGGTTACGTGGTTGGGGGAGCGGATCGAAGCAGCCAGGATCTGGGTCTCGAACTGGTAGTTGTCGTAGATGGTGCGGATGTTTTCGATCAGCTCCATGCCATCGAGATTGATGTCATCGAGGCGGCCGATGAAGGGCGAGATGTAGGTGGCGCCAGCCTTTGCGGCGAGCAAAGCCTGGTTGGCCGAGAAGCAGAGGGTGACGTTGGTCTGGATGCCGGCGTCCTTGAAGTGCTTGGTGGCCTTGAGGCCATTGAGCGTCAGGGGAAGCTTGATGACGACGTTCTTGGCGATCTTGGCGAGGTGCTCGCCTTCGGCGACCATGCCGTCATATTCAAGGCTCGCGACTTCGGCGGAGACCGGGCCGGGGGTGATGCCGGCGATTTCCTTGATGACTTCCTTGAAGTCACGGCCGGACTTGGCGATCAGCGACGGATTGGTGGTGACGCCATCGACGAGGCCGGCTTCATGAAGTTCCTTGATGGCGGCGGTATCAGCAGTATCGACAAAGAACTTCATCGTTCCCTCCTAAAAGACGTTTCACTCCGGCCAGTTAGCCTGAATGTAATCATGGTGGCAGAGCGCCGCAAGCTTGCGCTCAGCGGACGGCGCCCAGGAATGCATCGGCGAGATCGCCGACGCGATCTTCCGGGATGCCTGCAACATTGATGCGACTATCTCCAGTCATATAGACGCCATTGGTGGCCTTAAGATGTTCGACGGCGTCATTTGTCAGCCCGAGCAGCGAAAACATGCCGCGGTGGTCGGCGACAAAGTCGAAATCGGTGGAGTTGGAGCGATCGCGGATTGCGTCAGCCAACTTTTTCCGCAGCGAGATCATGCGGTTGCGCATGAGGGCCAGCTCTTCCTCCCATTCGGCGCGCAGGGAGGCGTCTTCGAGAATGGTGCGGATGATTTCGGCGCCATGATCGGGCGGCTGCGAGTAGGCGCCGCGAATGATGTTGAGCAGTTGCGAGTTGGTGGTTTCCGCCTGCTCGGCGTTACGCGCGACGAGAATGGCCGCGCCGACGCGTTCGCGGTAGAGGCCGAAATTCTTGGAGCCCGAGAAAGCTATCAGAGCTTCGGGAACCGAGGATAGAATCTTGCGCGTGCCATA includes:
- a CDS encoding Bug family tripartite tricarboxylate transporter substrate binding protein, with product MKLAFVVPAFIAGALSLAAPAAAQSDFPTQPINLVVPFAAGGSTDLVGRIVAEAMTAQLGQNVLVVNQAGAGGVVGATAVSDAAPDGYTILMGTIATHALSASLYATPPFDPSADFEPISLLVTVPNVLLVNPAFPANSVEELIAKLKAEPEQHAYASSGNGTPLHLSGELFKSMTGTDMVHVPYQGSGPALVDALSGAVPIIFDNLPSASEHMKAGTLKPLAVTTLERSASFPDLPTMDEAGVPGYETNTWNALFAPAGTPPEVIAKLNEAAVAAVNDPAVKARLAEAGAVVVGSSAEDLAAHVQSEVARWAPVIKEAGVSIQ
- a CDS encoding GH1 family beta-glucosidase; protein product: MFTFDRKDFGPEFTFGVATAAYQIEGATQSHGRGQSIWDTFSATPGNVHNGDTGLNACNHYELWPQDLDLIRDGGFDAYRFSFAWPRLIPEGTGATNQEGIDFYDRLIDGMLERGIKPYATLYHWDLPSALQDRGGWMNRDIANWFADYASLVADKFGDRLQATATINEPWCVAFLSHYLGIHAPGYRDLRAAARAMHHVLFAHGTAIDALRAGGAKNLGIVLNLEKSEPATESEEDRQAVDFGDALFNRWYLGGVFKGQYPEVLTQWLEPYLPANYQADMETVSRPLDWLGINYYTRGLYKASTEPGRPVDQVKGPLEKTDIGWEIYPQGLKDLLIRVSNEYTKIPVYVTENGMAEAEGNDDPRRVKYYDDHLKAVLAARAAGADVRGYFAWSLLDNYEWAEGYNKRFGLVHVDYATQKRTPKASYRSFQGLLHNTK
- a CDS encoding Mrp/NBP35 family ATP-binding protein, giving the protein MADTDLAAQIRTALARVEIPGGGDLATYAGLSEIIVTPGAIAFAIAVATGMEAAFGPARDEAQKAAQALGGARKVMVSITAEKGNSPKFSHGAPVPAGKTPVKGVRRIVAVGSGKGGVGKSTTAVNLALSLAAEGLKVGLLDADLYGPSLPKLLGLEGKPAIRDDGIFTPHAAFGLKAISIGSMLVPGQAVVWRGPMATSGLRQLLRETAWGELDVLVIDLPPGTGDIHIALFQQTVVDGVVIVSTPQDLALIDAQKAIDMLRRMSVPVLGLIENMSYFIAPDTGNRYDIFGTGGAEQAAADLAIPFLGPVPLVMSIRENSDAGTPPVIAAPTGPEAAAYRAIAQRLIATLT
- the fsa gene encoding fructose-6-phosphate aldolase; translation: MKFFVDTADTAAIKELHEAGLVDGVTTNPSLIAKSGRDFKEVIKEIAGITPGPVSAEVASLEYDGMVAEGEHLAKIAKNVVIKLPLTLNGLKATKHFKDAGIQTNVTLCFSANQALLAAKAGATYISPFIGRLDDINLDGMELIENIRTIYDNYQFETQILAASIRSPNHVTEAALAGADVATIPPDVIKKLVNHPLTNSGIDGFVKDWAGTGQSIL